ACCATGGCCGACCGCTACGAACTGGGCATCGACCCCGCGAAACTCGATGCTATCGACATGCACGTCCACCTCGAGGTGGACAGCTGCGGCCATGGTTCCCTGCCGGAGGAACTGACCGAAGCCTCGGCCAAGTACTTCAAGGCCGAGGACCGCACCCCGTCCCTGGACCGGATCGCCGAGGTCTACCGCGAACTGAACATGGCCGCCGTCGTCTTCACCGTGGACGCACGCACCCAGCTCAAGCACGAGCCCAACAGCATCCCCGAGCTCATCGCCGGGGCCGCCCGGAACAACGACGTCCTGATTCCGTTCGGCAGCGTGGATCCGCGCACCGGCGAGGACGCCATCGCCGGCGCCAAGCACCAGGCCATCGAACTCGGCGCCCGCGGCTTCAAGTTCCACCCCTCCCTGCAGGGCTTCGACCCCTCCAACGAGCGCTTTTACCCGCTCTGGGAAACCCTCCAGGAACTCGGCCTGCCCGCCATCTTCCACACCGGCCAGAACGGCATGGGCGCGGGCCTTCCCGGCGGCTTCGGCATCAAGCTCGCCTACTCCAACCCCCTGCTGCTGGATGCCGTCGCCGCGGACTTCCCGGGCCTGCAGATCATCATGGCCCACCCGTCCGTGCCCTGGCAGGACGAGGCCAACTCCATCGCCACCCACAAGGCCAACGTCTTCATAGACCTCTCCGGCTGGTCGCCCAAGTACTTCCCGGAATCCCTGGTCAAGGCCTCCAACTCCTATCTCCAGGACAAAGTGCTGTTCGGCACCGACTTCCCGCTCATCACCCCGCAGAAGTGGCTCGGTGCGTTCGCGGATCTGCCACTGAAGGACGAGGTCCGGCCCAAGATCCTCAAGGACAACGCGGTCCGCCTCCTCGGGCTGGGGGCCTGAGATGGGCACGCTGACGACGGCGGAGGCCGCCCTGGGTGCCCGGCTCTACGAGGCAGCGGACTGGTATGACGCCGAGTCCCTCCTCACGCCCGAAGAGCGCCAGGTCCTGTCCCGGCTGCGGACCTTCCTCGATGCGGAAGCCAGGCCCCTCCTGGCCGAGTACTGGGAACGCGGGGAGTTTCCCGAGCAGCTCGCGCGGCCGCTGATCGACCTGGACCTGATGGAACCTGCCGAACTCACTGGCGCCGCGGGTGCAGGACACGGGCCGGCCCGCGGCATCTATCAGGGCTTCCGAATCTTCGAGCTTGCCCGCACGGACGCGTCCCTGGCCACGTGGTACACCGCACAGGCCGGACTGTTCCGCACCGCCATCCGCGTGGGTGCCTCAGCGGAACAGCAGGCCGAATGGATGCCCAAGGTCATCGACTTCTCGCTCAAGGGCGTGTTCTCGCTGACCGAACCGGAATCCGGATCGGACATCGCCGGCGGACTCTCCACCACCGCCCGGCGGCAGCCCGACGGCAGCTGGATCCTTGACGGCGCCAAACGCTGGATCGGCGGCGCAGCCACCGCGGACGTCCTCGCAGTTTTCGCCCGGGACACCGCGGACGGGCAGGTCAAGGCCTTCCTCGTGGACCGCACAGCCGACGGCGTCACCCTGGAGAAGATCCAGGGCAAGGCCTCGCTGCGGATGATGCAGAACGCCCACATCACCCTTACCGGTGTCAGCGTCCCCGAGGCCATGCGCCTGCACAACGTCAACTCCTTCCGGGATGTGGCGGCAATGCTCCGGGCCATGCGCTCGGACGTCGCCTGGATCGCCACCGGCATCGCCGCCGGCGCCTTCGAGGCCGCGCTCGCCTACGTCAACGAACGCCGGCAGTTCGGACGGACCCTCGGTTCCTTCCAGTTGGTCCAGGAGAAACTGGCCCGAATGCTCGGCAACGTCACGGCCAGCCTCTCCCTGGTGGTCCGGCTCACGGAACAGCAGGCAAGAGGCATCTACCGCGACCAGGATTCTGCCCTGGCCAAGATGCAGACGTCCCTGTTCATGCGCGACACCGTAGCCCTGGCCCGGGAAGTGGTGGGCGGCAACGGCATCACCCTGGCAACCGACGTCGCGCGTTTCCATGCCGACGCCGAGGCCGTCTACTCCTACGAGGGCACCCACGAGATCAACGCCCTCATCATCGGCCGCGCCCTCACCGGCGAAAGTGCCTTCACCCGCTAGAGCCCTGCAACACCTGCACAGCACCACAACCACACACCAGCCCAGGAGGCAATGATGCCCAATCTCGTCGTCGATTTCGACACCCTGCTCACCCTGTCCGGCAAGGACCTCGGCACCACCGACTACCGCCAGATCACCCAGGACCAGATCAACCAGTTCGCGGACGCCACCGACGACCAGCAGTGGATCCACACCGACCCCGAACGCGCCAAAGATGGCCCGTTCGGCGCGCCCATCGCGCACGGCTTCCTCACCCTGTCCCTGATCATCCCGTTCTGGGGCGAGCTGTTCGACGTCGACGGCGTCACCACCAAGGTCAACTACGGCCTGGACAAGGTCCGCTTCACATCCCCGGTGAAGGTCGGCTCCAAGGTCCGCATGCAGGCCACTATCGCCGACGTCACAGAGGTCAAGGGCGGCGCCCAGATCAAGGTCAACGCCACCATCGAAATCGAAGGCCAGGAACGCCCGGCCGTCGTCGCCGAATTCCTGGCGCGCTTCTACAAGTAAGCCGCACCCACAAGGAACAACAGCTGCAAACCCACAGGCGGCACGCCCCGGCGCCGCCGCCTCAGGCAACCCCAAAAACCCCACATTCCTCCGTCTTTAGGAACAGCCATGTCCGGACACACCACGCTCGCACCTGCGGGCACGGCCGCCACGCGCAAGGAAGCGCGCACGGTCATCCTGTCCAGCTATCTGGGCAGCACCATCGAGTTCTACGACTTCCTGCTCTACGCCACGGCCGCAGCAGTGGCCTTCCCCAAGGTATTCTTCGCCGGCACGGATGAATGGGTGGGCGTCGTCGCCGCCTACGCCACCTTTGCTGCCGGGTACGTGGCCAGGCCGCTGGGCGGGATCATCTTCGGCCACTTCGGCGACAAAGTGGGCCGCAAGGGGATGCT
This window of the Pseudarthrobacter defluvii genome carries:
- a CDS encoding MaoC family dehydratase, with amino-acid sequence MPNLVVDFDTLLTLSGKDLGTTDYRQITQDQINQFADATDDQQWIHTDPERAKDGPFGAPIAHGFLTLSLIIPFWGELFDVDGVTTKVNYGLDKVRFTSPVKVGSKVRMQATIADVTEVKGGAQIKVNATIEIEGQERPAVVAEFLARFYK
- a CDS encoding amidohydrolase family protein — encoded protein: MADRYELGIDPAKLDAIDMHVHLEVDSCGHGSLPEELTEASAKYFKAEDRTPSLDRIAEVYRELNMAAVVFTVDARTQLKHEPNSIPELIAGAARNNDVLIPFGSVDPRTGEDAIAGAKHQAIELGARGFKFHPSLQGFDPSNERFYPLWETLQELGLPAIFHTGQNGMGAGLPGGFGIKLAYSNPLLLDAVAADFPGLQIIMAHPSVPWQDEANSIATHKANVFIDLSGWSPKYFPESLVKASNSYLQDKVLFGTDFPLITPQKWLGAFADLPLKDEVRPKILKDNAVRLLGLGA
- a CDS encoding acyl-CoA dehydrogenase family protein, yielding MGTLTTAEAALGARLYEAADWYDAESLLTPEERQVLSRLRTFLDAEARPLLAEYWERGEFPEQLARPLIDLDLMEPAELTGAAGAGHGPARGIYQGFRIFELARTDASLATWYTAQAGLFRTAIRVGASAEQQAEWMPKVIDFSLKGVFSLTEPESGSDIAGGLSTTARRQPDGSWILDGAKRWIGGAATADVLAVFARDTADGQVKAFLVDRTADGVTLEKIQGKASLRMMQNAHITLTGVSVPEAMRLHNVNSFRDVAAMLRAMRSDVAWIATGIAAGAFEAALAYVNERRQFGRTLGSFQLVQEKLARMLGNVTASLSLVVRLTEQQARGIYRDQDSALAKMQTSLFMRDTVALAREVVGGNGITLATDVARFHADAEAVYSYEGTHEINALIIGRALTGESAFTR